Proteins co-encoded in one Pseudomonas beijingensis genomic window:
- the sohB gene encoding protease SohB encodes MEFFIEYAGFLAKTVTLVIAILVVLASFAALRSKGRRKSSGQLQVSKLNDFYKGLRERLEQTLLDKDQLKALRKAEGKAEKAGKKIKDKAAAKPRVFVLDFDGDIKASATESLRHEITALLTLATPKDEVVLRLESGGGMVHSYGLASSQLARIRQAGVPLTVCIDKVAASGGYMMACIGEKIISAPFAILGSIGVVAQLPNVNRLLKKHDIDFEVLTAGEYQRTLTVFGENTEKGREKFQEDLDITHELFKNFVSNYRPQLAIDEVATGEVWLGVAALGKHLVDELKTSDEYLAERAKGAELYHLHYAERKSLQERIGMAASGSVDRVLLSWWSRLTQQRFW; translated from the coding sequence GTGGAGTTTTTCATCGAGTACGCCGGTTTCCTGGCCAAGACCGTGACGCTGGTGATCGCCATCCTGGTGGTGCTGGCCAGTTTTGCTGCGCTGCGCAGCAAGGGGCGGCGCAAGTCGTCCGGCCAGTTGCAGGTGAGCAAACTCAACGATTTCTACAAGGGGCTGCGCGAGCGCCTGGAGCAGACGCTGCTGGACAAGGATCAGCTCAAGGCCCTGCGCAAGGCCGAAGGCAAGGCTGAAAAGGCCGGGAAAAAAATCAAGGACAAGGCGGCGGCCAAGCCACGGGTGTTCGTGTTGGACTTCGACGGTGACATCAAGGCCTCGGCCACCGAGAGCCTGCGTCATGAAATCACCGCGCTGCTGACCTTGGCAACGCCCAAGGATGAAGTGGTGCTGCGCCTGGAAAGCGGCGGCGGCATGGTCCACAGCTACGGCCTGGCCTCGTCGCAACTGGCGCGAATCCGTCAGGCCGGCGTGCCGCTGACCGTCTGCATCGACAAGGTCGCGGCCAGCGGCGGCTACATGATGGCGTGCATCGGCGAGAAGATCATCAGCGCGCCCTTTGCGATCCTGGGCTCCATCGGCGTCGTCGCGCAATTGCCCAACGTCAACCGTCTGCTGAAGAAACATGACATCGATTTCGAAGTGTTGACGGCCGGCGAATACCAACGCACGTTGACGGTGTTCGGCGAAAACACCGAGAAGGGCCGGGAGAAATTCCAGGAAGACCTGGACATCACCCATGAGCTGTTCAAGAACTTCGTGTCCAACTATCGCCCGCAACTGGCCATCGATGAAGTGGCGACAGGTGAAGTCTGGCTGGGTGTCGCGGCGCTGGGCAAACATCTGGTGGACGAGCTGAAAACCAGCGATGAGTACCTGGCCGAACGGGCCAAGGGCGCCGAGCTGTACCACCTGCACTACGCCGAACGCAAAAGCCTGCAGGAACGCATTGGCATGGCGGCCAGCGGTTCGGTGGACCGCGTGCTGCTCAGCTGGTGGAGCCGCCTGACCCAGCAGCGGTTCTGGTAA
- a CDS encoding DUF934 domain-containing protein, producing MQRIIKNNEVIDETWHLLPKDATFDGISNCDDLIVPLALWRDHAHALKARDGGLGVWLDADEEAEEIGDDANQLQVIALNFPAFTDGRSYSNARLLRDRYGFKGELRAIGDVLRDQLFYMRRCGFDAFALRADKDPYEALESLKDFSVTYQAATDEPLPLFRRR from the coding sequence ATGCAGCGAATCATTAAGAACAACGAGGTCATCGACGAAACCTGGCACCTGCTGCCCAAGGACGCGACCTTCGATGGCATCTCCAACTGTGACGACCTGATCGTGCCCTTGGCCCTGTGGCGCGATCATGCCCACGCCCTCAAGGCCCGCGACGGCGGCCTGGGTGTGTGGCTGGACGCCGACGAGGAAGCCGAGGAGATCGGCGACGACGCCAATCAGTTGCAGGTCATCGCCCTGAACTTCCCGGCCTTCACCGACGGACGCAGCTACTCCAACGCCCGCCTGCTGCGTGACCGCTATGGCTTCAAGGGTGAACTGCGGGCGATTGGCGACGTGCTGCGTGACCAGTTGTTCTACATGCGCCGTTGCGGTTTCGACGCCTTTGCCTTGCGCGCCGACAAAGACCCTTACGAAGCCCTCGAAAGCCTCAAGGACTTCTCGGTGACCTACCAGGCTGCCACTGACGAGCCGCTGCCACTGTTCCGTCGTCGCTGA
- a CDS encoding nitrite/sulfite reductase: protein MYVYDEYDQRIIEDRVKQFRDQTRRYLAGELSEEEFRPLRLQNGLYIQRFAPMLRVAVPYGQLTSRQVRKLAQIARDYDKGYAHISTRQNVQYNWPALEDVPQILAELATVQMHAIQTSGNCLRNVTTDQFAGVAADELIDPRPWCEIVRQWTTFHPEFAYLPRKFKIAINGSTSDRAAIEVHDIGLETVYNAAGELGFRVLVGGGLGRTPVVGAFINEFLPWQDLLSYLDAILRVYNRYGRRDNKYKARIKILVKALTPEVFAEKVEAEMAHLRGGQTTLTEAEVHRVAKHFVDPQYKALGNQDAELAALDKEHPGFARWRTRNTLAHKKPGYVAVTLSLKPTGVAPGDITDKQLDAVADLAERYSFGQLRTSHEQNIILADVEQSQLFTLWGELREQGFATPNIGLLTDMICCPGGDFCSLANAKSIPIAESIQRRFDDLDYLFDIGELDLNISGCMNACGHHHVGHIGILGVDKKGEEFYQVSLGGSGSRDASLGKILGPSFAQDDMPDVIEKLIDVYIEQRTEDERFIDTYQRIGIDLFKERVYAANH from the coding sequence ATGTACGTATATGACGAGTACGATCAGCGAATCATCGAGGACCGCGTCAAGCAGTTCCGTGATCAGACCCGACGCTATCTGGCAGGCGAGCTGAGCGAAGAAGAATTCCGCCCTCTGCGCTTGCAGAATGGCCTGTATATCCAGCGCTTCGCCCCGATGCTGCGCGTGGCTGTGCCTTACGGCCAGTTGACTTCGCGCCAGGTGCGCAAGCTGGCGCAAATTGCCCGTGACTATGACAAGGGCTATGCCCACATCAGTACCCGGCAGAACGTCCAGTACAACTGGCCGGCCCTGGAAGATGTGCCCCAGATCCTGGCCGAGCTGGCCACCGTGCAGATGCACGCGATCCAGACCAGCGGCAACTGCCTGCGCAACGTCACCACCGACCAGTTCGCCGGTGTCGCGGCCGACGAGTTGATCGACCCGCGGCCATGGTGCGAAATCGTTCGCCAGTGGACGACGTTCCACCCGGAATTCGCCTACCTGCCGCGCAAGTTCAAGATCGCCATCAACGGCTCGACCTCGGACCGTGCGGCCATCGAAGTCCATGACATCGGCCTGGAGACGGTCTACAACGCGGCCGGCGAGCTGGGCTTCCGTGTATTGGTGGGCGGCGGCCTGGGGCGTACCCCGGTGGTCGGCGCGTTCATCAACGAGTTCCTGCCGTGGCAGGACCTGCTGAGCTACCTCGATGCGATCCTGCGGGTGTACAACCGCTACGGCCGGCGCGACAACAAGTACAAGGCGCGGATCAAGATCCTGGTCAAGGCCCTGACCCCTGAGGTGTTCGCCGAGAAGGTCGAAGCCGAGATGGCTCACCTGCGTGGCGGCCAGACCACCCTGACCGAGGCCGAAGTGCATCGCGTCGCCAAACACTTCGTCGACCCGCAGTACAAAGCGCTGGGCAACCAGGACGCAGAGCTGGCGGCCCTCGACAAGGAACACCCAGGCTTCGCCCGCTGGCGCACCCGTAACACCCTGGCCCACAAGAAGCCGGGTTATGTCGCGGTGACCCTGTCCCTGAAGCCGACCGGCGTCGCGCCGGGCGACATCACCGACAAGCAACTGGACGCCGTGGCCGACCTGGCCGAGCGCTACAGCTTCGGCCAACTGCGCACCTCCCACGAGCAGAACATCATCCTGGCGGACGTTGAACAGAGTCAGTTGTTCACCTTGTGGGGCGAGCTGCGCGAGCAAGGCTTCGCCACCCCGAACATCGGCCTGCTTACCGACATGATCTGCTGCCCCGGCGGCGACTTCTGCTCGCTGGCCAACGCCAAGTCGATCCCTATCGCCGAATCGATCCAGCGTCGTTTCGACGACCTGGACTACCTGTTTGACATCGGCGAGCTGGACCTGAACATTTCCGGCTGCATGAACGCCTGTGGTCACCACCACGTCGGCCACATCGGCATCCTGGGCGTGGACAAGAAAGGCGAAGAGTTCTACCAGGTCTCCCTGGGCGGCAGCGGTAGCCGCGACGCCAGCCTGGGCAAGATCCTCGGCCCGTCGTTTGCTCAGGATGACATGCCTGACGTGATCGAGAAGCTGATCGACGTGTACATCGAGCAACGTACCGAAGACGAGCGCTTCATCGACACTTACCAACGTATTGGCATCGACCTCTTCAAGGAACGCGTCTATGCAGCGAATCATTAA
- a CDS encoding ABC transporter substrate-binding protein has protein sequence MSKFICRLFGLLCLSFWAQAQTASAVSASAEVLAAGSVAPSVVFLNPGHSTEPFWVNYTEFMQAAASGLGLRLRVEYAERDPQAMIRQAREVVTAKDRPDYLVLVNEQYVAPRILQLAQGSGVKLFLVNNTLTSDQSRLLAESGNPPPELLGSLVPNDERSGYLMLKELLRQYGPLAPGQTLDLLAFSGRKFTPSAQLREKGLLRALAEHPQVHLRQLVYGEWSRDRAHDQASQLVKRYPRTELVWSANDEMALGVMQAFEEAGRQPGKDVLFSAMNSSRAALQARIDGRLSVLFTGHFSLGGFAMVLLHDHARGVDLARHGGYNQQVDLMQSLDPARARIWLNMNPAKDYRLDFKRFSLVSHPDGERYAFSLDALGRR, from the coding sequence ATGTCGAAGTTTATCTGCAGGCTATTTGGGCTGTTATGCCTGTCATTCTGGGCTCAAGCCCAGACCGCCAGTGCGGTGTCTGCTTCGGCCGAGGTTTTGGCCGCCGGGTCGGTTGCCCCTTCAGTCGTGTTCCTTAACCCGGGGCACTCCACCGAGCCCTTCTGGGTCAACTACACCGAATTCATGCAAGCGGCGGCAAGCGGACTGGGTTTGCGGCTGCGCGTGGAATATGCCGAGCGCGATCCCCAGGCGATGATTCGCCAGGCACGCGAAGTCGTCACGGCGAAAGACCGTCCAGACTACCTGGTATTGGTCAACGAACAGTATGTCGCCCCGCGAATCTTGCAGTTGGCGCAGGGCAGTGGGGTCAAGCTGTTCCTGGTGAACAACACCTTGACCAGTGACCAGAGTCGCCTGCTGGCAGAGAGCGGTAACCCGCCTCCCGAGCTGCTAGGCAGCCTGGTGCCCAACGACGAACGCAGTGGTTACCTGATGCTCAAGGAACTCTTGCGCCAATACGGGCCGCTGGCGCCTGGGCAGACGCTCGACTTGCTGGCCTTTTCCGGGAGGAAATTCACCCCTTCGGCGCAACTGCGCGAGAAAGGCCTGCTCCGGGCGTTGGCCGAGCACCCGCAAGTGCATCTGCGTCAATTGGTCTATGGCGAGTGGAGTCGCGACCGGGCTCATGATCAGGCGAGCCAGTTGGTCAAGCGCTATCCGCGGACCGAGCTGGTCTGGTCGGCCAACGATGAAATGGCCCTGGGTGTCATGCAGGCGTTCGAGGAGGCAGGTCGCCAGCCAGGCAAGGATGTGTTGTTCAGCGCGATGAACAGCTCCAGGGCGGCCCTCCAGGCACGTATCGACGGGCGCTTGAGCGTTCTGTTCACCGGTCATTTCAGCTTGGGTGGCTTTGCCATGGTGCTGCTCCATGATCACGCCCGAGGCGTCGACCTCGCACGCCACGGCGGCTACAACCAGCAGGTCGACCTGATGCAATCCCTCGATCCGGCCCGCGCCCGCATTTGGTTGAACATGAATCCCGCCAAGGACTACCGCCTGGACTTCAAGCGCTTCAGCCTGGTGTCCCACCCGGATGGCGAGCGCTATGCCTTTTCGCTCGATGCGCTGGGGCGTCGCTAG
- a CDS encoding DUF2970 domain-containing protein, whose amino-acid sequence MDDPVDNKPPTLWQMLHSVGAAAFGVQSGKNRARDFTHGKPSHFIVLGILFTVVFGLTLYGIVNLVLYFAGV is encoded by the coding sequence ATGGACGATCCAGTCGACAACAAGCCGCCAACCCTCTGGCAAATGCTCCACAGCGTGGGAGCGGCGGCCTTTGGCGTGCAAAGCGGCAAGAACCGCGCCCGCGACTTCACCCACGGCAAGCCGAGTCACTTCATAGTCCTCGGCATCCTGTTTACGGTGGTTTTCGGGTTGACGTTGTATGGGATCGTCAATTTGGTGCTGTACTTTGCGGGTGTATAG